The genomic segment TTAAAGCGCACCAGATGGTTGCGTTCGAAGGCGTATAATAGAAATCTGATTCAGTCTGGGTTCGTAGGTACATGGCGTACCTGCGAGCCCTTTTTTCTTTTAAATTTCATTAGCATCCCATAGAAATCCTAATCCTAATCTTAATCGTAATCGTAATCGATTGCCCCGGAAAGGATTACGATTACGATTATGATTACGATTACGAAAGAAATTTCAACAATCACAATCTCGCAAACGGTTCTAAAATATCAGCAAATACAGGGTTTTTTGATCATGAAATGTCGCCTATGGGATGACAGTGTTTAAATTTGGTAACCGAGGATTTTGGGGCTTTTGAATCTCTTGGAGTAAATCGATTTTGTTGTTAGCATTTCGGTCAGTTGTAATTTTGAGAGTTAATCAACGAAAAGGAAGAAGCATGAAAATTAGTCAAGTAGCCGCACAATTGTACACACTTCGAGATTATCTTAAGACCCCCGCTGACATTGCCGTGACCTTGAAGAAGGTTCGTGAGATTGGGTATGAAGCTGTTCAGGTTTCGGGAATGGGCCCCATCGATGAAGCCGAACTCAATCGGATTTTGGAGGGTGAGGGGCTGATTTGCTGTGCCACCCATGAGGATGGCAATAAAATCATCAATGAAACTGGTCGGGTGATTGAGCGTTTGCAGAAGCTGAACTGCCATTACACGGCCTATCCCTGGCCGGCAGGCATAGATTTTACAAAACTTGAAAACGTTTTAGATCTGGCGACCAAGCTGGACGCCGCCGGGAAGAAGATGCGTAAGGCGGGGCAGGTGCTCACCTATCATAACCACGCCATCGAATTGATGGCGGTGGAGGGCAAGACGGCCTTGGATTGGATCTATGAGACAAGTGGTAAGAAGAATCTTCAGGGTGAAATTGACACCTTCTGGATTCAGAACGGTGGCTGCGACCCTGTGGCCTGGTGCAAAAAGCTCAAAAACCGGCTGCCCCTGATTCACCTCAAGGACTATACTGTGATTGAACATAAGCCCAGCTTCGCCGCCGTCGGGCAGGGTAACCTCAATATGCCGGCAATCGTCAAGGCCGCCGAAAAGGCTGGTTGCAAATGGTTTATCGTTGAGCAGGACGACTGTTATGGGCGTGATCCATTCGGCAATTTGGCGCTGAGCTATACGTATCTCAAGGGCTTAGCCGACCAGGATGAGGCCGGACTCTCTACCTGATGGCGTAGTGCTTGTCCTCCCACTTGACTCACATTGCCGGTCAATGGCATCATGCCCCGCTGTTTTTGTGGAGAACATGTGAAATCAAGCCAGTTAGAAAATTTAGAGACATTTTTGGTGGATTTGATCCAGCGGAAGGATACCTCGCGGATCAAAGATTGGCGTGTTCTTCTGCTTCTCTGGTTTCTTCGGCAGGCCTCGTATGGGTTTAAGGGCATTGTGCGCCTGCGTCACTTTCTGTACGACCAGGGTATTTTCAGGCACCACACCCTGGGCTGTCAGGTGATCAGTATCGGGAATGTGACCGTTGGCGGGACGGGGAAAACCCCGGTTGTAGAGGTGTTTGCCCGTACATTGCAGAGTCGGGGGCGTAAGGTGGCTATTCTGAGCCGGGGTTATAAGAAAAAGGAAGCCCCCATCATGACCCGTCTGGTGAACAAGCTTCTACTGCGTGAATCAAGCACGCCTCCGCGCATTGTTTCGGATGGAAACAAACTTCTGTTGGATTCAGCCTTTGGTGGTGATGAGCCTTACATGCTGGCGTCCAATCTTGCGGATGTTGCCGTCTTGGTGGACAAAGACCGTGTTAAAAGCGGTCGATATGCCATCAGTCGATTGGGCTGCGACACGTTGATTCTGGATGATGGGTTTCAGTATCTTTCGTTGCGGCATCATGTGGAAATTGTGCTGGTGGACAGCCGCAATCCCTTTGCCAACGGCTTTATGTTGCCGCGCGGATTGTTGCGTGAGGATGTTAAAAATCTGGCAAAGGCCCATTATATTTTCATTACGAAGTGCGATGGAAGCGATAACAGCGCCTTAAAAGCTGAGATTCGAAAGTTAAACACGAAGGCGGAAATGATCGAATGTACTCATCGCGCACGCTACCTGAAGAACGTTTTCACTACTGTGCGTGAAGAGCTGTCATTCTTGAAAGGACTCACCGTGGGCGCTGTTTCCGGGATTGCCGTACCCGGTGGGTTTGAGCGGGAGCTTGAACATCTCGGGGCCCGTCTGATCCAGAAGGTTCAGTTCGCCGACCATCATCGCTATACTCAGCAGGAGATTATTGAGGTTATCAACAGCGCGCGTAACAGTGGGGCTGAAGCCATTATCACCACCGAGAAAGATGCGGTTCGTTTTCCCCGTCTTGACCGATATGACCTTCCGGTCTATTTTTTGAGGGTGGATATCGAACTTCTGTCCGGAACGGAGGACTTCAATGCCTGTATCGCCCGAATCTGTTACAAATGAGTCGTCTGATGGGACTCCCCGGTTGCTGGTTGTAAGCTTGAGTTGGTTGGGTGATTGCGTGATGGCCATGCCGGCGATGGCGGCCTTTCGCAAGCGTCTGCCACATGCCCATATTACCATCCTTGCCAAGCCCTCTGTGGCAACACTCTGGACTTTATTCCCCGGAATTGACGGGGTGATCCCGCTGCAAAAGGGGTTTGGCGGAATGCGGGAGACCATCCGGCTGGTGAAGGCGGGACGCTTTGATTTTGCCTATATTCTCCCCAATTCTTTCAGATCAGCTTTGATTCCCTGGCTGGCGGGGATTCCTGGCCGGCGGGGCCGGTCCGGGCAGGGGCGGCGCTTGATGTTGACTGAGTCGGTGCAATTATCCGAGTCAGCGCTGCGTGGCCATCAATCGTTGGAAATTGCAGAGATCATGCATATTCCGCCCAATTGTTTAGAGTCACCCCCTTTTCTGGTTGTTCCCAAAGCTGAACATGAAAAGGCGCTTCTGCGGCTTCCGGGCAACCGGCCTTGCGTTGCATTTTTCCCAGGGGCGAGTTATGGGCCGGCAAAGCGCTGGCCGGCTGACCGGTTTGCCGTATTGGGGCGCAAACTGGTGGCAGAGCAGGGATGCAGTGTCTTGGTTCTGGGGAGCAAGGCTGACAGATCGATTTGTGATGAGGTTGCCGTTGGCATTGGTGGAGGCGCCATGAATCTGGCCGGTGAGACAGAACTTACCGAGTTGACGGCGCTATTGGGACTATGTCGGGTCGTCGTGGCCAATGACAGCGGTGGGATGCATCTGGCGGCTGGTCTTGGGGTGGGGGTCGTGGGAATATTTGGAGTTACCGATCCCGCCAAGACGGCACCCGTGGGGAGTCGAAGTCGGGTGCTTTGTGCTGAAGGGGTGAGCCGTTCCCGTGATATTGCCCGTGATTCGCTTGAAGCTCGTACGGCTATGGAAAGCATTGCGGTTGAGACGGTCTATCAGGCGGTGTTGAGCCAGTGGCCAGTGGGCAGTGGCCAGTGGCCAGTGGGCAGTGAGCAGAGGGCAGAGAGTAGTGAGCAGTGGGCAGTGAGCAGTGACACACACAGCAGTGAGCAATGAAGATTTCAGTCATAACCCCCAATTACAATGGTGCACGTTTCCTGGAGGAATGCGTGCGTTCGGTGCATTCGCAAGTGGGGCCCGGCATTGAGATTGAGCACATCGTGATTGATGGCGGGAGCAGGGATGGATCCCTGGAGATTCTTCAGCGCTACCGGGCCGGGATAACGCATCTGATTTCTGAGCCCGATCAGGGGGCGGCATCAGCCATTAATAAAGGTCTGCGGTTGGCGACCGGGGAAGTGCTCTGCTGGCTTAATTCGGATGACCGCTATTGTCCGGGGGCGTTGGCCCGGGTTGCCGGGGTGATGCAGGCCCATTCAGGGAAGGCGTTATGTTTTGGTCATTGCCCGATTCTGAATGAGGAGGGGATAGAGATCCGGCAGTCCATAACACGGTTTAAAGAACTGTTCTTTCCGTTCTCTTCCCGTTTCACGATTCAAAGCATCAATTACATTTCCCAGCCTGCGATGTTTTTCAGACGCTCGGCCTTTGAGGCAGCGGGGCCGCTGCGTGAGGAATTGCGGTATGCCTGGGACTATGAGTTCATCCTGCGGTTATGGCGGCAGGGGGGAGGCGTGCATCTACCCGGCGGACCTCTGGCAGCGTTCCGGTGGCATCCTGGGTCGCTGAGTGGTCAGGGGTTTGTGATGCAGTTCCAGGAGGAACTGGATGCGGCGTTGGCCGATGCCGGCAGGTATTCAGTTCCAGGCTTGCTTCACCGTGCTGTCAGGTGGGGAATTGTGACAATTTACAGCCGAATGCAGAAGGCCAGTGGGCAGAAGCCAGTGGGCAGTGGGCAGTGAAGGCAGTTTATTTTCCTGACTGCTTCTTTTCCAGTTCCGTAATACGGAGTTCCAGCTCGGCGGCATGTTGGCAGATCCGACGCTGATCAGCGCGTAACTCTGACAGAGCCAGTGAGAAATCGAATACGACCAGCAGGAGAAATGCGAACACCACCATGGTGATGGCACTGACATATTGCATGCCGGTCAGGGAGGCCAGCCAGCCGACAGCATCCGGGTAAATGGCGAATATCAACAAAATGATACCGGTGAAAACCCACAGTAAAGCGTAGCGCTCTTCCATGGCAAAACGTCGCACTGCCTCCAGTGTGATCATCAAGACTAGGGCGCTCAGAAAGCCAAGGACAATACGCATGCGAAATACCGTAGTGGCTGCATTTTTGTCCTGAAAAAAAGAAGGGTTGTAAGCCGCCAACGCACAGCCGATCCCGATGGTGATCCAAGCCAGACCAAGAAAAAAACGTTTCTGCGTCTGGGTCACCATGCGAATGCCAAGCCCCATCATGCCGAGACTGAGAACGCTTAAAGAAATCTGCTGAAGGGTCACGGGAGCTCCTTGATGATATTGTGTCGGGCGTAGCGGATATTGACGGTGCGGGCACGATCAACTGCCAGGGCCAGTCCGACTTTGAGCATGTAGTAAAACGCTCCCCCTGAATGGATGGAAGACACTCCCGTCGTGCGAGGTCTGAAACGTGCGCCGACTTCGCGGAAACGATAGCCCTGACGGCGAAGAAGCGCCAGTGATTCGGGCTCGGGATAATCCAGCGGATATGATTTTGAAAAATATGAAATCAGGGGGCGATTCATCATCTGAAAGCCGGAGGTCGGATCTGTGACCCGGGTACGGCAGATGAGGGAGAGCAGTAGCGCCAAGCCTTGAATGCCAGCATAACGGAAGGTGGTGCTCTTATAGGAGTCCTTATCGTTCTCCAGGAACCGTGAGGCGACCACGAGATCCACATCGCCCTCAGCCATGGCCGCTACCAATTTGGGGATTTCGGAAGGAGGGTGTTGTCCGTCACCGTCACAGCGGATGATATAGTTGTAGCCATGGGTATGGGCATAGCGGAAACCGGCTTGAACAGCGCCACCCACTCCGAGATTGCAGGGGAGATCAAGCACCAGAACACCCTGCTCGCGTGCGACTTCAGCCGTACGGTCGAGGGAGCAGTCATTAATGATCAGAATATGGGTGCCGGGGGCTACAGCCCGGACTTCGGCGATGAGCGAGGGAAGTGCGGCCTGCTCGTTAAAAGCCGGAATAATCACCAGTGTCTTTTTCAGAATGTCGTCCATGACCGAAGACGATACTTGAAAAAGGGTTGGTTGTTAAGCCGTTAGTTAATATCCCGAAATACTTCGGCAGGTGCGGCGGCGGAGGTGGGTGAGTACCCAGCGAACGGATTGGAAAATCTGCGGCGGGGTTATGGCGATCAGCCAGGCACCGGATTTGTGGAGGCGACTCTGGTGGGCGTGACGGACATGCTTGTTGAAGGCTGCCAGAGAGAAAGCGCGGTCTGCGCGCAAGTAACCATACCAGAGCATAGAGCCGGTGCCATGGGCATCGTCCATGGCGTCGCTGGCGTTCTCGCAGGCGTCCGCCCCGTAAATGGGCTCCAGGGCTTTAGTCATCCGGGACCAGCCGTACATGACTTCAAAGGCCGTGTGACTCCATGTGAAGATGCGGGCAGTGCCGCAACGGTTGAGGACGAGGGGTTTAGCGATCATGTAAAGATCATGGCCTTTAAGAAACTCCAATATCATCCCCACATGTGCGAAATAGCTGCCGATATAACGCTCGCGATGAGCGGTTTTCCACAAGCGGTGATTCACAATGCAGGCGCCGATAAATCCAATGGACCAGGCTTCGGTTTTAAAAAACGTTTCAGCATCTTTACGCGTGTCTTGCGAGAGGGGGAGTGATTGCTCATGCAGAACCAAGGTCAGTGTTTCGTCTACTGAGGAGTAGTTCGCATAAATGAACGGTAATTCTTTGTCTGCCTTCTTCAGGATCGAAAGTACTGTGGGAATGGCCTCGGGAACCATGCGGTCATCTTCACCCATGAGCCAGGTATACTCGCAGGTGCAGATGTCCACGGATTTGAGGATATTCCGGTCAATCCCCAGGTTTTCAGGGTTACGGTCATGAATGATGCAGGGATAGTCTGCCTGAAGTTCCCGGATGACTTCGACATTCGTGTCATCAGTGGAGTCATCCGTGATAAAAATAGGAATGTTATCGGCGCGGCCAGACCGGATAATGGACTGAATGCAGGCGCGCAACTGATCTGGCCGTTTGTAGGTTGGAATGCATACGCCAAGTTTGGTGTTACACGTCATATTTTGTTTCCCGTAGGGACGCCGCTTGCCAGCGTGCCGTCTATTTAATGCGTTTGATAGCGCCTTGCGGCGCGCCGACAAGCGGCGGCCCTACAAAACCCAATTTGCGAAGCAGGCGACCGCCAAGGACTAAGGAGGAATACCACATGGCAATGGGGATGGGGAAATGGCGCCATAGAAGGGCGATATAATCAGCCTCCAGGGTGAGGTCACGTGAGAGAGTGCTTGCGCCGGTGGCGTCATTATAAATGGCAATGGTAAGCGGCAGATATTCAAAGCAGAACCCGGGGTCATTGAAACATCGCATATTAAGTTCCCAGTCAGCCTGATAGCGGTAACGGGGATTGAAAGGATGTTTGGCTAATGCTGCTCGTGGATACAGGACAGCCTGCTGGCAGAGATTAATCCGCGCTAATTTGGCAGCGGAAAAAGGGCCATCATAGGTGCGCCCGGAATGTTTCCAGTAAGCATTCCCATAATAAATGGTATTGGGCTTTCGCAGGCAGGGGATGAGTTGTGTGGGGGAAATGGCCAACTCGTCATCACAGCCCAGAAACAGAACCCATTGTCCATGAGCCTGCCGTAAGCCTTTGTGCATAGCATCATA from the bacterium genome contains:
- a CDS encoding sugar phosphate isomerase/epimerase; this encodes MKISQVAAQLYTLRDYLKTPADIAVTLKKVREIGYEAVQVSGMGPIDEAELNRILEGEGLICCATHEDGNKIINETGRVIERLQKLNCHYTAYPWPAGIDFTKLENVLDLATKLDAAGKKMRKAGQVLTYHNHAIELMAVEGKTALDWIYETSGKKNLQGEIDTFWIQNGGCDPVAWCKKLKNRLPLIHLKDYTVIEHKPSFAAVGQGNLNMPAIVKAAEKAGCKWFIVEQDDCYGRDPFGNLALSYTYLKGLADQDEAGLST
- the lpxK gene encoding tetraacyldisaccharide 4'-kinase, which produces MKSSQLENLETFLVDLIQRKDTSRIKDWRVLLLLWFLRQASYGFKGIVRLRHFLYDQGIFRHHTLGCQVISIGNVTVGGTGKTPVVEVFARTLQSRGRKVAILSRGYKKKEAPIMTRLVNKLLLRESSTPPRIVSDGNKLLLDSAFGGDEPYMLASNLADVAVLVDKDRVKSGRYAISRLGCDTLILDDGFQYLSLRHHVEIVLVDSRNPFANGFMLPRGLLREDVKNLAKAHYIFITKCDGSDNSALKAEIRKLNTKAEMIECTHRARYLKNVFTTVREELSFLKGLTVGAVSGIAVPGGFERELEHLGARLIQKVQFADHHRYTQQEIIEVINSARNSGAEAIITTEKDAVRFPRLDRYDLPVYFLRVDIELLSGTEDFNACIARICYK
- the waaF gene encoding lipopolysaccharide heptosyltransferase II; amino-acid sequence: MPVSPESVTNESSDGTPRLLVVSLSWLGDCVMAMPAMAAFRKRLPHAHITILAKPSVATLWTLFPGIDGVIPLQKGFGGMRETIRLVKAGRFDFAYILPNSFRSALIPWLAGIPGRRGRSGQGRRLMLTESVQLSESALRGHQSLEIAEIMHIPPNCLESPPFLVVPKAEHEKALLRLPGNRPCVAFFPGASYGPAKRWPADRFAVLGRKLVAEQGCSVLVLGSKADRSICDEVAVGIGGGAMNLAGETELTELTALLGLCRVVVANDSGGMHLAAGLGVGVVGIFGVTDPAKTAPVGSRSRVLCAEGVSRSRDIARDSLEARTAMESIAVETVYQAVLSQWPVGSGQWPVGSEQRAESSEQWAVSSDTHSSEQ
- a CDS encoding glycosyltransferase family 2 protein; its protein translation is MKISVITPNYNGARFLEECVRSVHSQVGPGIEIEHIVIDGGSRDGSLEILQRYRAGITHLISEPDQGAASAINKGLRLATGEVLCWLNSDDRYCPGALARVAGVMQAHSGKALCFGHCPILNEEGIEIRQSITRFKELFFPFSSRFTIQSINYISQPAMFFRRSAFEAAGPLREELRYAWDYEFILRLWRQGGGVHLPGGPLAAFRWHPGSLSGQGFVMQFQEELDAALADAGRYSVPGLLHRAVRWGIVTIYSRMQKASGQKPVGSGQ
- a CDS encoding DUF2304 domain-containing protein; translated protein: MTLQQISLSVLSLGMMGLGIRMVTQTQKRFFLGLAWITIGIGCALAAYNPSFFQDKNAATTVFRMRIVLGFLSALVLMITLEAVRRFAMEERYALLWVFTGIILLIFAIYPDAVGWLASLTGMQYVSAITMVVFAFLLLVVFDFSLALSELRADQRRICQHAAELELRITELEKKQSGK
- a CDS encoding glycosyltransferase family 2 protein → MDDILKKTLVIIPAFNEQAALPSLIAEVRAVAPGTHILIINDCSLDRTAEVAREQGVLVLDLPCNLGVGGAVQAGFRYAHTHGYNYIIRCDGDGQHPPSEIPKLVAAMAEGDVDLVVASRFLENDKDSYKSTTFRYAGIQGLALLLSLICRTRVTDPTSGFQMMNRPLISYFSKSYPLDYPEPESLALLRRQGYRFREVGARFRPRTTGVSSIHSGGAFYYMLKVGLALAVDRARTVNIRYARHNIIKELP
- a CDS encoding glycosyltransferase family 2 protein — encoded protein: MTCNTKLGVCIPTYKRPDQLRACIQSIIRSGRADNIPIFITDDSTDDTNVEVIRELQADYPCIIHDRNPENLGIDRNILKSVDICTCEYTWLMGEDDRMVPEAIPTVLSILKKADKELPFIYANYSSVDETLTLVLHEQSLPLSQDTRKDAETFFKTEAWSIGFIGACIVNHRLWKTAHRERYIGSYFAHVGMILEFLKGHDLYMIAKPLVLNRCGTARIFTWSHTAFEVMYGWSRMTKALEPIYGADACENASDAMDDAHGTGSMLWYGYLRADRAFSLAAFNKHVRHAHQSRLHKSGAWLIAITPPQIFQSVRWVLTHLRRRTCRSISGY
- a CDS encoding glycosyltransferase family 2 protein, with the protein product MTLPAQSPVISIITVVRNGAASIEACVNSVTKHASADIEFIVIDGGSTDGTAEILRNHESKISFWSSEPDQGIYDAMHKGLRQAHGQWVLFLGCDDELAISPTQLIPCLRKPNTIYYGNAYWKHSGRTYDGPFSAAKLARINLCQQAVLYPRAALAKHPFNPRYRYQADWELNMRCFNDPGFCFEYLPLTIAIYNDATGASTLSRDLTLEADYIALLWRHFPIPIAMWYSSLVLGGRLLRKLGFVGPPLVGAPQGAIKRIK